One window of the Streptomyces asoensis genome contains the following:
- a CDS encoding glycosyltransferase gives MLTSVFIAAVSLALFWMAAFTLWWQMHAWRTPEVLASTRFSSPDGDEHVSFSLLLPARHEQAVLDHTIQRLLESSHTDFEIIVIVGHDDPETTAVAESAAERDPRVRVVVDTHEKKNKPKAMNTALPHCRGDVVGVFDAEDQVHPELLAHVDHAFRTTGADVVQGGVQLINFHSSWYSLRNCLEYFFWFRSRLHLHAQKGFIPLGGNTVFVRTHTLREAGGWDPDCLAEDCDLGVRLSSVGKKVVVAYDSDMVTREETPGSLMSLLKQRTRWNQGFLQVYRKKDWKQLPGFGQRLLARYTLMTPFLQAFSGVIIPLNVAIALFLDVPVGIAFVTFLPAVTALVTFVFELVGLHDFGKQYGLRVRLVHYLKLVVGGPFYQVLLAGAAMRAVWREQRGRNDWELTSHVGAHLTAATPGPASGPATGPASDPVAGPASDPAAIREDVPA, from the coding sequence TTGCTCACGTCTGTCTTCATCGCTGCCGTCTCACTGGCCTTGTTCTGGATGGCGGCGTTCACCCTGTGGTGGCAGATGCACGCGTGGCGTACGCCCGAAGTGCTTGCTTCCACCCGGTTCAGCAGTCCGGACGGCGACGAACACGTCTCCTTCTCGCTGCTGCTTCCGGCACGGCACGAACAAGCCGTGCTGGACCACACCATCCAGCGGCTGCTGGAGTCCAGCCACACCGACTTCGAGATCATCGTCATCGTGGGTCACGACGACCCCGAGACCACGGCGGTGGCCGAGAGTGCCGCCGAACGCGACCCGCGCGTCCGTGTCGTCGTCGACACCCACGAGAAGAAGAACAAGCCGAAGGCCATGAACACGGCGCTGCCGCACTGCCGCGGCGATGTCGTCGGAGTCTTCGACGCCGAGGACCAGGTCCATCCCGAGCTGCTCGCCCATGTCGACCACGCCTTCCGCACCACGGGGGCCGACGTCGTGCAGGGCGGGGTGCAGCTCATCAACTTCCACTCCAGCTGGTACAGCCTGCGCAACTGCCTGGAGTACTTCTTCTGGTTCCGCTCCCGGCTCCATCTGCATGCGCAGAAAGGATTCATCCCGCTGGGTGGCAACACCGTCTTCGTGCGGACGCACACCCTCAGGGAAGCCGGCGGCTGGGACCCCGACTGCCTGGCCGAGGACTGCGATCTCGGTGTCCGCCTCTCCAGCGTCGGCAAGAAGGTCGTCGTCGCCTACGACTCCGACATGGTGACCCGGGAGGAGACCCCGGGCTCGCTCATGTCCCTGCTCAAGCAGCGCACCCGCTGGAACCAGGGCTTCCTCCAGGTCTACCGGAAGAAGGACTGGAAGCAACTCCCCGGGTTCGGGCAGCGGTTGCTGGCCCGCTACACCCTCATGACGCCCTTCCTTCAGGCGTTCTCCGGGGTGATCATCCCGCTCAACGTGGCGATCGCGCTCTTCCTCGACGTGCCCGTCGGGATCGCCTTCGTCACCTTCCTGCCGGCCGTGACGGCACTCGTCACCTTCGTCTTCGAGCTCGTCGGCCTGCACGACTTCGGCAAGCAGTACGGCCTGCGCGTCCGCCTCGTCCACTACCTCAAACTCGTCGTGGGCGGCCCCTTCTACCAGGTCCTCCTCGCGGGAGCCGCGATGCGCGCCGTCTGGCGTGAACAACGCGGCCGCAACGACTGGGAGTTGACCTCACATGTCGGCGCGCATCTGACCGCGGCCACCCCTGGACCCGCGAGCGGACCTGCGACCGGGCCCGCTTCCGATCCCGTGGCCGGACCCGCTTCCGATCCCGCAGCGATCCGAGAGGACGTTCCTGCGTGA
- a CDS encoding phospholipid carrier-dependent glycosyltransferase → MTSTLPAVTTGTVPAQRRPVPDPRSTGRTALPKRLRRSRPDLILCGALLVAILVVQGWNIADYPTLSDDEGTYLAQAWAVQEGKGLAHYTYWYDHPPLGWIQLALLTWIPKLISPDSMTVGAMRATMLVISAAGAVLVYVLGRRLSLPRWAAGLGMVLFGLSPLSVVLQREIFLDNLAVMWTLLAFTLAASPSRHLWHHFGAGIAAATAVLTKETMLFVLPAVFVTMWRHSHRDTRKFALTGAVTACVLIGLAYPLFALLKGELLPGSGHVSLWDGIAYQMTRPGSGFILDQGSGSYGVLRSWLYYDRVLILGGLAGALLLLLTWRWSVTARALAGPSLAVAILAVVAMRPSGYLPAMYVIQALPFLALVLAGGTASVAHAVLRRRRGPDEARWRTGGRYALAAVLALAAGAYVVPRWYDGDRTAVTADANAPYRAASAWLATEVENPADTRVLVDDALWLDLVHAGYRPGLGAIWFYKADLDPAVTKTLPNGWRDIDYVVASPTVRRDASDLPQVGAALEHSTPVATFGSGEDRIEIRRIQTDSGGVR, encoded by the coding sequence GTGACCTCCACCCTTCCCGCGGTGACCACCGGCACGGTCCCCGCGCAGCGCCGGCCTGTGCCTGATCCACGTTCGACCGGCCGAACGGCCTTGCCGAAGCGGCTGCGCCGGTCCCGTCCCGACCTGATCCTGTGCGGCGCGCTCCTGGTGGCGATCCTCGTCGTGCAGGGCTGGAACATCGCCGACTACCCGACCCTCAGCGACGACGAGGGCACCTACCTCGCCCAGGCCTGGGCCGTCCAGGAGGGCAAGGGCCTCGCCCACTACACCTACTGGTACGACCACCCGCCCCTCGGCTGGATCCAGCTCGCCCTGCTGACCTGGATCCCCAAGCTGATCAGCCCCGACTCGATGACCGTCGGCGCGATGCGGGCCACGATGCTCGTCATCAGCGCGGCCGGCGCCGTCCTCGTCTACGTCCTCGGGCGGCGGCTGTCGCTGCCCCGATGGGCGGCCGGGCTCGGCATGGTCCTGTTCGGGCTCTCCCCGCTCTCGGTCGTCCTCCAGCGGGAGATCTTCCTCGACAACCTGGCGGTGATGTGGACCCTGCTCGCGTTCACCCTGGCCGCCTCGCCGAGCCGCCACCTCTGGCACCACTTCGGGGCGGGCATCGCCGCCGCGACGGCCGTGCTCACCAAGGAGACGATGCTCTTCGTCCTCCCGGCGGTCTTCGTCACCATGTGGCGGCACAGCCACCGCGACACCCGTAAGTTCGCCCTCACCGGCGCGGTCACCGCCTGTGTGCTGATCGGTCTCGCGTATCCCCTCTTCGCCCTGCTCAAGGGCGAGTTGCTGCCGGGCAGCGGCCATGTCTCCCTCTGGGACGGCATCGCCTACCAGATGACCAGACCGGGGTCGGGCTTCATCCTCGACCAGGGCTCGGGGTCCTACGGCGTGCTCCGGTCGTGGCTCTACTACGACCGCGTGCTGATCCTCGGCGGCCTCGCGGGCGCGCTGCTGCTCCTGCTCACCTGGCGCTGGTCGGTCACCGCCCGCGCCCTCGCCGGACCGTCGCTTGCGGTGGCGATCCTCGCGGTGGTCGCGATGCGGCCCAGCGGCTACCTGCCCGCGATGTACGTCATCCAGGCGCTGCCGTTCCTCGCGCTCGTCCTCGCCGGCGGCACGGCGAGCGTCGCCCACGCCGTCCTGCGCAGACGACGTGGACCGGACGAGGCGCGGTGGCGGACCGGCGGCCGCTACGCCCTCGCGGCCGTCCTGGCCCTGGCGGCGGGGGCGTACGTCGTCCCGCGCTGGTACGACGGCGACCGCACCGCCGTCACCGCCGACGCCAACGCCCCCTACCGGGCCGCCTCCGCATGGCTGGCCACGGAGGTCGAGAACCCGGCCGACACCCGTGTCCTGGTCGACGACGCGCTCTGGCTGGACCTGGTGCACGCCGGCTACCGGCCGGGACTCGGGGCCATCTGGTTCTACAAGGCCGACCTCGACCCGGCCGTCACCAAGACCCTGCCGAACGGCTGGCGGGACATCGACTACGTCGTCGCCTCGCCGACCGTCCGGCGGGACGCGAGCGACCTGCCGCAGGTCGGGGCGGCCCTCGAACACTCGACGCCGGTGGCCACCTTCGGCTCCGGTGAGGACCGGATCGAGATCCGGCGGATCCAGACCGACTCCGGAGGCGTCCGATGA
- a CDS encoding glycosyltransferase has protein sequence MSHDYTEYSAPVPDLSAAELAEPGAVTIVVPTFNESANIRQLLHRITESVPSRLPCEVVFVDDSTDDTPEVIRDAARDCPFPVTVLHREEPVGGLGGAVVEGMKTAGSDWIVVMDGDCQHPPSLVPELVATGERSNAGLVVASRYIKGGSRAGLAGNYRVAVSRGATWLTKSLFPRRLHGISDPMSGFFAIRRSAVTADVLKPLGYKILLELAVRSRPRAVSEVPFVFEERFAGESKSSAREGFRFLRHLVGLRTASPVARMVGFGLIGATGFLPNLLGLWALTVAGLHYVPAEILANQLGVAWNFVLIEHLLFRDRRAHRRWWDRAGRFALLANADLVLRIPLIALFVHRFGMGALSATALALVTTFVVRFAGTEALVYLPRRRPRESRTARRAV, from the coding sequence ATGAGCCACGACTACACCGAGTACAGCGCCCCCGTCCCCGATCTGAGCGCCGCCGAACTCGCCGAGCCCGGCGCGGTCACCATCGTCGTGCCGACCTTCAACGAGTCGGCGAACATCCGTCAGCTGCTGCACCGGATCACCGAGTCGGTGCCGTCCCGGCTGCCCTGCGAGGTCGTCTTCGTGGACGACTCCACCGACGACACCCCCGAGGTCATCCGGGACGCGGCACGCGACTGCCCGTTCCCGGTGACCGTGCTGCACCGGGAGGAACCGGTCGGCGGACTCGGGGGCGCGGTCGTCGAGGGGATGAAGACGGCCGGGTCGGACTGGATCGTCGTCATGGACGGCGATTGCCAGCATCCCCCGTCCCTGGTACCGGAGTTGGTGGCCACCGGGGAGCGGTCGAACGCCGGGCTCGTCGTCGCCTCCCGGTACATCAAGGGCGGCAGCCGCGCCGGGCTCGCGGGCAACTACCGGGTGGCCGTCTCCCGCGGGGCCACCTGGCTCACGAAGTCCCTGTTCCCGCGCAGACTGCACGGCATCAGCGACCCGATGAGCGGGTTCTTCGCGATCCGGCGCAGCGCGGTCACCGCCGACGTCCTCAAGCCGCTCGGCTACAAGATCCTCCTCGAACTCGCCGTCCGCAGCCGCCCGCGCGCGGTCAGCGAGGTCCCGTTCGTCTTCGAGGAGCGGTTCGCCGGCGAGTCCAAGTCGAGCGCGCGGGAGGGCTTCCGCTTCCTGCGCCACCTGGTCGGACTGCGCACCGCGTCGCCGGTCGCCCGCATGGTCGGCTTCGGGCTGATCGGGGCGACCGGGTTCCTGCCCAACCTGCTGGGGCTGTGGGCCCTCACCGTCGCCGGACTGCACTACGTGCCGGCCGAGATCCTCGCCAACCAGCTCGGCGTCGCCTGGAACTTCGTCCTCATCGAGCATCTGCTGTTCCGCGACCGCCGGGCCCATCGCCGCTGGTGGGACCGGGCCGGCCGGTTCGCGCTGCTCGCCAACGCCGACCTGGTGCTGCGCATCCCGCTGATCGCGCTGTTCGTGCACCGGTTCGGGATGGGCGCGCTGTCCGCGACCGCGCTGGCGCTGGTGACGACGTTCGTCGTGCGCTTCGCCGGTACCGAAGCGCTGGTCTACCTCCCCCGCAGGAGGCCGCGGGAGAGCCGCACCGCAAGGAGAGCCGTGTGA